Proteins encoded together in one Entelurus aequoreus isolate RoL-2023_Sb linkage group LG20, RoL_Eaeq_v1.1, whole genome shotgun sequence window:
- the LOC133635619 gene encoding up-regulator of cell proliferation-like, whose amino-acid sequence MATMSTEGPDQRVLLDVLSDLGLVQYYPNKLKLQSLLEVNKNSINEKSVISAEEVPFHYLRKLFKVNAGCRNYTQLFSSHEETDVVFDSLDLDKSMDLYTEDGLSETTVHPLDLIVCLFLCADSFLQQEMALKLSLCQFSVPLLLPHTNNSQCTLMSWALREIVKEWCPHDLCESKGFVEDNIVQAKIPLFSFVRLKNCSLSKSQLLNQILSRGQQNHNMFIHRDMEGGALTRKLSNGLVEVCWFLPCGKENMDTFREPIALANLRGDICESLMQFTFLCEVSNAVFVFFDTVEEKEDTILNALHDAKSKLHFVVNNKGSINEDMMSVKKILQKLDIGKNSIIIKNPTVNTAEFSKRLCETIKTSLRDVKTTTSIANMHTTAGKLGLAVDENKTVDQKKTAEEIMRCIGVPTIPDFKRQQLPLQGEHWKRLSELEKEECRISNFGSDVVEHQKAELQEQKKHIWKLQNKKKTSQGMQDFIATLSTSDKEERHVFLKWMKFQLNTHSRDQLTSLRNKLKEQYQKKNAKLITEFNQALVDSSLGVEHYMREMGLNYEVSVHVDDSTGKMCHLPAIAAEMLLDGYPLELLDGDASNIPEKWVTAVLMELHKKVWGRSRLLVLAVLGVQSTGKSTLLNTMFGVQLAVSSGRCTRGAYMLFLKVGDDAQQELGCDFILLIDTEGLKSPDLAQMEDSYEHDNQLATFVIGLSDVAIINIAMENANEMKDVLQIVVHAFLRMKQIGKRTTCHFVHQNVAEVSAHNKNLTERQHLLDKLNEMTKIAAEMERQPGIHAFTDVHDYDIDNNWNIPGLWYGTPPMAPVNIGYSEAVSDFKKNLLEMVGKDKQFEASTIPELLEWMRCLWKSVKYENFIFSFRNTLVAHAYDNLCKEFLQWEWEMHKEIFSRQTAAELEIVNANNEVGLETWNSLITAKKTELAQEIEIEQKKMKEKLYYGKRDGNVKLIEKYKTDFYNNITSVSNEIRHSVNAKLDRVLDLKIAQKKALDIQQEYRGRIEERVMKLLCDCKDTRLSDDQLREEFHKMWASATINVPALKDEDIPASILTQLRKNFSNRNVNEKLQHIQDLQGFGTGTFKTRHDHVDPHNVTDEDMWTDFQMYTDDIIETETQFVFDQIKSNGDYNDSFSRDLLQRIDKSLNEGYNRHGSNTTFEIDIKLHICGIAAREFLKMQQRFLLKNDPRTQLEKHKNQYLMDFMDLYKQTDHCQRKANDFVQFCIKPAIEDYMNRTLGIDIVDNILTSCESMQFSSRSRFQYNIQKELLLKDDFTAFLKYISQYEMYVKEWIFAHILEKLQDNTLCELKLQNFEVVVNKILKALKRALKKQSDDTESITNLVHEMRLYLIKDITISEEAEKRVLFQIKSPVHSFTQKCIASLKSLKETLHVEFSNTEDIPETLNKLAVKPQDVLFKRVLGCGQQCPFCNISCEAGGKNHKKHYASVHRPQGLGTWRNSMTKELNISLCTNNVQSTRSFMLTEEVVRYRDYSTLFSDWYIPPDPTMEASDYWKFVMVRYNDSFAKEYCAKPAQVPEAWKSITKEQALKGLKDTFNIR is encoded by the coding sequence TTCTGTTGGATGTCCTCTCCGACCTTGGACTCGTGCAGTATTACCCGAACAAACTCAAACTTCAGTCTCTACTGGAAGTCAACAAGAACAGCATAAATGAAAAAAGTGTTATATCAGCGGAGGAAGTACCATTTCATTACCTCAGAAAACTGTTCAAAGTCAATGCTGGTTGCAGGAACTACACACAGTTGTTTAGCAGTCATGAGGAAACTGATGTTGTCTTTGACTCACTGGACCTTGACAAATCAATGGACCTTTACACAGAAGATGGCCTCTCAGAAACTACAGTTCATCCTCTTGACCTGATAGTGTGTCTATTTCTTTGTGCCGACAGCTTTTTGCAGCAGGAAATGGCCCTCAAGTTGTCATTATGCCAGTTTTCTGTCCCTCTGTTGTTGCCccacaccaacaacagtcagtgTACCCTGATGTCATGGGCTCTAAGAGAAATTGTCAAAGAGTGGTGTCCGCACGATTTGTGTGAATCCAAAGGATTTGTTGAGGACAACATCGTCCAGGCGAAAATTCCATTATTTTCTTTTGTGAGGCTAAAAAACTGCAGCCTATCCAAATCGCAGCTTTTAAATCAAATTCTTAGCCGTGGCCAGCAGAATCACAATATGTTTATACACAGAGACATGGAAGGGGGCGCACTCACTCGAAAACTGTCAAATGGTTTGGTGGAAGTTTGCTGGTTCCTTCCTTGTGGAAAAGAAAACATGGACACATTCCGAGAGCCAATTGCACTTGCTAATTTGCGAGGAGACATTTGTGAGTCACTTATGCAGTTCACCTTCCTTTGTGAAGTGTCCAATGCAGTCTTTGTATTCTTTGACACTGTTGAAGAAAAAGAGGATACAATTCTGAATGCTCTTCACGATGCAAAATCCAAACTCCATTTTGTTGTTAATAACAAAGGGAGCATCAATGAGGATATGATGTCCGTCAAAAAAATACTGCAAAAGTTGGATATAGGAAAAAACAGTATCATAATCAAAAATCCCACGGTAAATACAGCCGAGTTTTCAAAGAGACTTTGTGAAACCATCAAGACCTCACTCCGTGATGTAAAAACCACAACGAGTATTGCAAATATGCACACAACGGCAGGTAAATTAGGTCTGGCAGTGGATGAAAACAAAACTGTTGACCAGAAAAAAACAGCTGAGGAGATCATGAGGTGTATCGGTGTGCCAACCATACCAGACTTTAAAAGACAACAACTTCCTCTGCAAGGGGAACATTGGAAAAGACTATCAGAACTGGAGAAGGAGGAATGCAGAATCAGTAATTTTGGCAGTGATGTGGTTGAGCATCAAAAAGCTGAGCTACAAGAACAGAAAAAGCACATTTGGAAGttgcaaaacaagaaaaaaacgtcCCAAGGAATGCAGGATTTTATTGCAACCTTATCAACAAGCGACAAAGAAGAAAGACATGTTTTCTTGAAGTGGATGAAATTCCAGTTGAATACCCATTCTAGAGACCAACTGACCAGCCTGCGGAACAAATTGAAAGAGCAATACCAAAAGAAGAATGCCAAACTCATTACAGAGTTTAATCAGGCTTTGGTGGACAGCTCTTTAGGGGTGGAGCATTACATGAGAGAAATGGGACTTAACTATGAAGTATCTGTGCATGTGGATGATTCCACGGGTAAAATGTGCCATTTACCTGCCATAGCTGCTGAAATGCTGTTGGATGGTTATCCATTAGAACTTTTAGATGGAGATGCTTCGAACATCCCAGAGAAGTGGGTGACAGCTGTATTGATGGAGCTTCACAAGAAGGTCTGGGGAAGGAGCAGGTTGTTGGTACTAGCCGTGTTAGGTGTTCAAAGTACTGGAAAATCAACACTTCTCAACACCATGTTTGGTGTTCAGTTAGCGGTCAGCAGTGGCAGATGTACAAGAGGGGCTTATATGCTATTTCTCAAAGTTGGAGACGATGCACAACAAGAGTTGGGTTGTGACTTCATTCTCCTCATTGATACGGAGGGTCTGAAATCCCCTGATCTTGCGCAAATGGAAGATAGTTATGAGCATGACAACCAGCTAGCCACCTTTGTCATCGGCTTAAGTGATGTTGCAATCATAAACATTGCAATGGAGAATGCAAATGAAATGAAAGATGTCCTGCAAATTGTTGTCCATGCCTTCCTGAGAATGAAACAAATCGGGAAAAGGACAACTTGTCATTTTGTGCACCAAAATGTCGCCGAAGTCTCTGCTCACAACAAAAACCTGACAGAAAGACAACATCTCTTGGACAAACTCAATGAAATGACAAAGATTGCAGCTGAAATGGAGAGACAACCTGGGATTCACGCGTTCACAGATGTGCATGATTATGACATAGACAACAACTGGAACATCCCAGGACTTTGGTATGGAACCCCTCCAATGGCACCAGTGAACATTGGTTACAGTGAAGCTGTATCAGACTTCAAGAAGAATCTTCTGGAGATGGTGGGAAAAGATAAGCAATTTGAAGCCTCAACAATCCCAGAGCTTCTAGAATGGATGAGATGTCTGTGGAAATCAGTAAAATATGAAAACTTCATCTTTAGCTTCAGAAACACACTTGTGGCTCACGCCTATGACAACCTGTGCAAAGAGTTCCTCCAGTGGGAATGGGAGATGCACAAAGAAATATTCTCCAGGCAGACTGCAGCAGAGTTGGAAATTGTTAATGCCAACAATGAAGTTGGACTGGAAACATGGAACTCATTGATCACCGCCAAAAAAACTGAACTAGCTCAGGAAATAgaaatagaacaaaaaaaaatgaaagagaaACTTTACTATGGAAAGAGAGACGGAAATGTAAAGCTGATAGAGAAGTACAAAACTGACTTTTACAATAATATCACAAGTGTGTCAAATGAGATTAGACATTCAGTGAATGCTAAATTGGACAGAGTCCTGGATCTCAAAATAGCTCAAAAAAAGGCACTGGACATACAACAAGAGTACCGTGGCAGGATTGAAGAGAGAGTCATGAAGCTTCTGTGCGACTGCAAAGACACCAGACTGTCCGATGACCAACTGCGAGAGGAGTTTCACAAAATGTGGGCTTCTGCCACTATCAATGTACCTGCACTGAAAGATGAAGATATACCTGCATCCATTCTCACCCAGCTGAGGAAAAATTTCTCAAATCGAAATGTAAATGAGAAACTGCAGCATATTCAAGACCTACAAGGCTTTGGGACTGGCACATTTAAGACAAGACACGACCATGTTGACCCTCATAATGTAACAGATGAGGACATGTGGACAGATTTCCAAATGTATACAGATGACATCATTGAGACAGAAACACAGTTTGTTTTTGATCAAATCAAGTCCAATGGTGATTATAATGATTCTTTCTCAAGAGATCTGCTGCAAAGGATTGACAAATCACTTAACGAAGGTTACAATCGTCACGGATCAAACACAACATTTGAGATTGACATCAAACTTCACATTTGTGGAATTGCTGCAAGAGAATTCCTCAAAATGCAGCAAAGGTTCTTGTTGAAGAATGACCCCCGAACACAGCTGGAAAAGCACAAGAATCAATATTTGATGGATTTTATGGATTTGTACAAACAGACAGATCATTGCCAACGCAAAGCCAACGATTTTGTCCAGTTTTGTATCAAGCCTGCCATTGAAGATTACATGAACCGAACATTGGGAATCGACATTGTAGATAACATTCTGACCAGCTGCGAATCGATGCAGTTCAGTTCACGCTCTCGTTTCCAGTACAACATTCAGAAAGAGTTATTGCTGAAAGATGACTTCACAGCTTTTCTCAAGTACATATCTCAGTATGAAATGTACGTCAAAGAGTGGATATTTGCGCACATCTTAGAAAAATTGCAAGACAATACTTTGTGCGAATTAAAGCTGCAGAACTTCGAGGTCGTTGTTAACAAAATATTAAAAGCATTGAAACGTGCCTTAAAAAAGCAATCTGATGACACTGAGAGTATTACAAATCTCGTCCACGAAATGCGCCTATATCTGATAAAAGACATCACGATATCCGAGGAGGCTGAAAAACGTGTTTTGTTTCAGATCAAATCCCCGGTgcattcattcacacaaaaatgTATTGCATCCTTAAAGTCGTTAAAGGAAACACTGCATGTGGAATTCTCCAACACTGAAGACATACCTGAAACCTTGAATAAACTTGCAGTAAAACCACAGGATGTGCTCTTCAAGAGGGTACTCGGATGCGGCCAGCAGTGTCCATTCTGTAACATCTCTTGTGAGGCTGGCGGCAAAAACCACAAAAAACATTACGCATCTGTCCATCGGCCACAGGGGCTTGGAACATGGAGAAACAGTATGACTAAAGAATTGAATATATCTCTATGTACAAACAATGTTCAAAGTACTCGTTCATTCATGCTTACAGAGGAAGTCGTGCGATACAGAGACTACAGTACACTCTTTTCCGACTGGTACATTCCCCCAGACCCCACAATGGAAGCGTCTGATTACTGGAAGTTCGTAATGGTACGTTATAATGATAGTTTTGCTAAAGAGTATTGCGCCAAGCCAGCTCAGGTTCCGGAAGCCTGGAAGAGTATCACAAAGGAGCAAGCCCTGAAGGGTTTGAAGGATACTTTTAACATTCGTTAA